A stretch of the Candidatus Paceibacterota bacterium genome encodes the following:
- a CDS encoding ribonuclease HII, producing MKYPNLSEEKKLWKKGYKRIVSLDEAGRGALAGPVFVGAIILNKNIKNKNERFKFKSLLKIVKDSKKLSPQKRENIFKILISCSFLEYTVSMVSEGIIDKANIKNATELAMERCVAKFKRRPDFLIIDGKHISSKKLKKIEHKLIVKADEKVFSCAAASIIAKVKRDRFLKKIDKRYPEYGFCRHKGYGTKFHKKRIKKYGFCKIHRKTFRPIRDER from the coding sequence ATGAAATACCCAAACTTAAGTGAGGAAAAAAAACTTTGGAAGAAAGGATATAAAAGAATAGTCTCTCTTGATGAAGCAGGTAGGGGTGCTTTGGCGGGTCCTGTTTTTGTGGGAGCAATAATCTTAAATAAAAATATAAAAAATAAAAACGAAAGATTTAAATTTAAAAGCTTGTTAAAGATTGTAAAAGATTCAAAAAAATTATCACCACAAAAAAGAGAAAATATTTTTAAAATTTTAATAAGTTGTTCGTTCCTTGAATATACTGTAAGTATGGTTTCAGAAGGGATTATTGATAAAGCGAACATTAAAAATGCAACAGAACTTGCAATGGAAAGATGTGTTGCTAAATTTAAAAGAAGACCTGATTTTTTAATAATAGACGGTAAACACATTAGTTCAAAAAAATTAAAAAAGATAGAACATAAGCTTATTGTTAAGGCCGATGAGAAAGTTTTTTCTTGTGCTGCTGCTTCTATTATTGCCAAGGTTAAAAGGGATAGGTTTTTAAAAAAAATAGACAAGAGATATCCCGAGTATGGTTTTTGTAGGCACAAGGGTTATGGAACAAAATTTCATAAAAAAAGAATAAAAAAATATGGTTTTTGCAAGATCCATAGAAAAACCTTCAGGCCAATTAGAGATGAAAGATAA
- the nusB gene encoding transcription antitermination factor NusB, giving the protein MAYRHLSRSIAMQSLYEWDFLRLKTDSLKEITDRNVKEFAPGMDDVDFAKKIVKGVIDHLSEIDKIIEKCAPQWPLPQINIIDRNVLRIGIYELLFSNKEEVPPKVAINEAIELAKNFSGETSGKFVNGVLGTIYKEVEEVESQTEKNQEILGGGAVFRKKDDKCQIALVLDVFNHWTFPKGHIEKGEKLEEAALREVKEETGLKNLKIIKNLGERTYKEGTRKVTDFLIQADEKEELECEKSSGIKDVKWFSLEEIPSLKQYKGVRKTMEEVIDYLKKK; this is encoded by the coding sequence ATGGCCTATCGACATCTTTCTCGTTCAATTGCGATGCAATCTCTATATGAATGGGATTTTTTAAGATTAAAAACAGATAGCCTCAAAGAAATTACCGACCGCAATGTTAAAGAATTTGCTCCCGGTATGGACGATGTGGACTTTGCAAAAAAAATTGTTAAAGGCGTCATTGATCATTTAAGCGAGATTGATAAGATAATTGAAAAATGCGCTCCTCAATGGCCTCTTCCGCAAATTAATATAATTGATAGAAATGTTTTGCGCATAGGAATTTACGAACTTCTTTTTAGTAATAAAGAAGAGGTACCCCCAAAGGTAGCTATTAATGAAGCAATTGAGTTAGCAAAGAATTTTAGCGGGGAAACTTCTGGTAAGTTTGTAAACGGAGTGCTTGGTACAATATATAAAGAGGTAGAGGAAGTTGAGAGTCAAACAGAAAAAAATCAAGAAATATTGGGCGGGGGAGCGGTTTTTAGAAAAAAAGACGACAAATGTCAGATAGCGCTTGTTTTAGATGTTTTTAATCACTGGACTTTTCCAAAGGGGCATATTGAGAAAGGGGAAAAATTAGAAGAAGCAGCCCTAAGAGAAGTTAAGGAAGAAACTGGTCTTAAAAATTTAAAAATTATTAAGAATTTAGGAGAGAGAACATATAAAGAAGGCACGAGAAAAGTTACTGATTTTCTTATTCAAGCCGATGAGAAGGAAGAGTTAGAGTGCGAGAAAAGTTCTGGTATAAAAGATGTAAAATGGTTTTCTTTAGAAGAGATACCCTCCTTAAAACAATATAAAGGAGTAAGAAAGACGATGGAAGAAGTAATTGACTATTTGAAAAAAAAGTGA
- the rnc gene encoding ribonuclease III — protein MEKKISSLEKILGVHFKDKELLNHSLTHRSYLNEHPECSWENNERLEFLGDAVLEFVVSDYLYKKFEKPEGEMTGMRAAIVRTETLSDIAKDIGIEEFLYLSKGEKNDKGKARKYILANTLEAIIGAIFIDQGTVKAKDFIENKILSRVSDILSEKDIKDPKSKFQELAQEKFNITPIYKVIREWGPEHKKNFLIGVYLKNKLIGEGEGSSKQEAEEAAARKAFKEIISNKF, from the coding sequence ATGGAGAAGAAAATTTCTTCTCTCGAGAAAATTCTCGGCGTTCATTTTAAGGATAAGGAATTATTAAATCATTCCTTAACGCATAGATCATATTTAAATGAACACCCAGAATGTTCTTGGGAGAATAATGAAAGATTAGAGTTTTTGGGAGATGCTGTTCTTGAGTTTGTAGTAAGCGATTATCTTTATAAAAAATTTGAAAAACCAGAGGGCGAGATGACGGGGATGAGGGCAGCTATTGTAAGGACAGAAACATTATCTGATATTGCAAAGGACATTGGAATAGAGGAATTTTTATATCTTTCTAAGGGGGAGAAAAACGATAAAGGCAAAGCAAGAAAATATATTTTAGCCAATACGCTTGAAGCGATAATTGGAGCAATTTTTATCGATCAGGGAACTGTAAAAGCAAAAGATTTTATCGAAAATAAGATTTTATCCCGGGTGAGCGATATTTTAAGCGAAAAAGACATAAAAGACCCAAAAAGTAAATTTCAAGAACTTGCGCAAGAAAAATTTAATATTACGCCCATTTATAAAGTCATAAGAGAGTGGGGCCCTGAGCATAAAAAAAATTTTTTAATAGGTGTTTATTTAAAAAATAAATTAATTGGAGAAGGAGAAGGTTCTTCAAAACAGGAAGCAGAAGAAGCTGCCGCAAGGAAGGCATTTAAGGAAATCATTAGCAACAAATTTTAA
- the rpsP gene encoding 30S ribosomal protein S16 yields MLVIRLQRVGKKNQPFFRIVLAEKTAPIKGKFIEKLGFLNTIKKEKKINAEKIKYWIGRGAQPSDTVYNILLEENILKGKKRFVKIKKKKEKKKEVEESKEGIKKEEKNETNGKEVKEEKKELEKKESKNEIEKEQKTKGEQKTKGEQKKEEPSPEKPKAKEDKENKK; encoded by the coding sequence ATGTTAGTAATAAGATTACAAAGAGTAGGTAAAAAGAATCAGCCATTTTTTAGAATAGTATTAGCAGAGAAAACAGCTCCAATAAAAGGAAAGTTTATCGAAAAACTTGGTTTTTTAAATACTATAAAAAAAGAGAAAAAAATAAATGCAGAGAAAATAAAATATTGGATTGGAAGAGGAGCGCAACCCTCAGATACTGTTTATAATATTTTATTGGAAGAAAATATATTAAAAGGCAAAAAGAGGTTTGTTAAAATTAAGAAGAAGAAAGAAAAGAAAAAAGAAGTCGAAGAAAGTAAAGAGGGTATAAAAAAAGAAGAAAAGAATGAAACCAATGGGAAAGAAGTCAAGGAAGAGAAAAAAGAATTAGAAAAAAAGGAATCAAAAAATGAAATTGAAAAAGAACAAAAGACTAAAGGAGAACAAAAGACTAAAGGAGAACAAAAGAAAGAAGAGCCCTCTCCTGAAAAGCCTAAAGCAAAGGAAGACAAAGAAAATAAAAAGTAA